One Ostrinia nubilalis chromosome 6, ilOstNubi1.1, whole genome shotgun sequence genomic region harbors:
- the LOC135072744 gene encoding uncharacterized protein LOC135072744, which yields MASFVSNRVKKLPYNGHRSETCFQTATSDQLLNKRVCQKHFDKYQLDGEGNRLRHGYPCLFSTEEVEHGVPLSGDHYDHSYSKKEDFAEKEDVAENLVVTQEHPDDHSYSRTADIYADPPAPSLVNTDITTANVFETNEIQSTSKCEQSSHLNNIQIDSLESQDVIRNVEQSQSITKSPKIIGVRGRGNKFSSNTRCFIKKIRKIANKNNSKPFLQRLDAAKTLSCSHLFTKNFDKISQQAQDFILMQLKMANKKKKAMRYTTNEKHLALTLMKQSPKAYRLLQKIFNLPSKRTLNRLAENIMFKVGLNDNIFRVLQHKTRKWDTKKKLCSILFDEVSLTPHLTYVESQDEIRGFKDFGYERELRFCDHALVLMLKGVCSNWKQPICFYFCEGTTAAATVVRILKEVVTRVSESGLIPLAIVCDQGSTFRTAINMLKLETERKRISNEESNDGTIEISGLPLSVVYDPPHLLKGLRNNLLTKDMLFKGKVATWKDIESVFDADCQLGHTRMHKKLTEHHVYAAKMKKMKVSVAAQTLSATTSGMLKYTALFQTTASGSKVSETMATTGEAVEFIDKLFDSVNGSRGSAVRGKLRRPIKPSDQQHFNFWSEAKQILKNIEFIDKHSKKARKNNKAYNVRVPSLNGWVTTLESFERLSKLLFEKYHLQYFYPRNINQDPLENFFGRIRAINHRNVNPDANTFMNAFKSLLMSNVMGPHSIYANCEDDTGDTVVDFVKLMCSSNVDESSSSTFDEDKENSMICRPITVTQNISNNSNQSLNPANERLRVHSSAYTAGYLCRRVTKKFKCRECSETYTQTKIDVFHKWIEQREYNLLKHRNLAYPSKKFLILYRDISGLIHDNLNKYAHKKCVKKHLKLDILKKFNVNWLGCTQHNTEVQEWFLNLIIRMHVHVHNWCNILNKILKGGIQEKLVKRMCAPQLIAFEKYKALRLRGKK from the exons GTGATCATTATGATCATAGTTACAGTAAAAAGGAGGACTTTGCTGAAAAGGAGGACGTTGCTGAAAATTTAGTTGTGACCCAAG AACATCCAGATGATCATTCTTATTCAAGAACAGCAGATATATATGCAGATCCTCCTGCGCCTTCacttgtaaatactg ATATCACTACAGCCAATGTCTTTGAAACGAATGAAATACAATCTACAAGCAAGTGTGAACAGTCATCACATCTTAATAATATACAAATTGACTCTTTGGAATCTCAAG aTGTGATTCGCAATGTGGAGCAAAGTCAATCAATAACTAAGTCACCAAAAATAATTGGTGTTAGGGGAAGag GTAATAAATTTTCCTCAAACACCCGGtgctttataaaaaaaatcagaaaaATTGCCAATAAAAACAATAGTAAGCCATTTCTACAAAGATTGGATGCTGCCAAGACCCTGAGCTGCAGCCACttgtttactaaaaattttgataaaatatcaCAACAAGCCCAAGATTTTATACTCATGCAGTTAAAAATGGCAAATAAAAAGAAGAAGGCAATGAGATATACCACCAATGAAAAGCATTTAGCTTTGACCCTAATGAAGCAAAGCCCAAAAGCATATAGATTACtacagaaaatatttaatttgcctAGTAAAAGAACACTAAACCGTCTGGCTGAAAATATAATGTTCAAAGTAGGGctaaatgacaatatttttagaGTACTACAGCACAAAACTCGGAAATGGGACACAAAGAAGAAACTGTGCTCTATTTTATTTGATGAAGTGTCTCTTACACCTCATCTCACTTATGTCGAGTCCCAAGATGAGATAAGAGGCTTTAAAGATTTTGGATATGAAAGAGAACTAAGGTTTTGTGATCACGCCTTAGTGTTAATGTTAAAAGGAGTGTGCTCAAACTGGAAACAgcctatttgtttttatttttgtgaggGCACAACTGCAGCTGCTACTGTAGTGAGAATTTTAAAAGAAGTGGTCACTAGAGTGTCAGAGTCAGGCTTGATACCTTTAGCCATTGTGTGTGACCAGGGCTCTACATTTAGAACAGCCATAAATATGCTGAAATTGGAAACTGAACGCAAAAGGATTTCAAATGAGGAATCTAATG ATGGAACTATTGAGATTTCAGGACTACCGTTAAGTGTAGTATATGATCCTCCGCACCTACTTAAGGGCCTTCGAAACAACCTTCTCACTAAAGACATGCTCTTCAAAGGCAAAGTTGCCACTTGGAAAGACATAGAATctgtatttgacgctgattgcCAACTAGGTCACACTAGAATGCATAAAAAGTTAACAGAGCACCATGTTTATGCAGCGAAAATGAAGAAAATGAAAGTTAGTGTAGCTGCTCAAACGCTGAGTGCAACAACCAGTGGAATGCTTAAATACACTGCATTGTTTC AAACTACAGCTTCGGGTTCAAAGGTCAGTGAGACAATGGCCACAACAGGCGAAGCTGTTGAGTTTATCGACAAGCTCTTCGATAGTGTAAATGGATCTCGAGGGAGCGCTGTTCGGGGCAAACTGCGCAGGCCGATAAAGCCAAGCGATCAACAACACTTCAATTTTTGGTCCGAAGCGaagcaaatattgaaaaatattgagTTTATTGACAAACACAGTAAGAAAGCCCGCAAAAATAATAAGGCCTATAATGTAAGAGTTCCTTCACTTAATGGATGGGTCACAACTTTAGAAAGTTTTGAAAGGTTATCTAAACTATTGTTTGAGAAATATCACTTACAGTATTTTTATCCCAGAAATATTAATCAAGATCCTCTTGAGAATTTTTTTGGTCGGATCAGAGCCATTAATCACAGGAACGTTAATCCTGATGCCAACACGTTCATGAATGCATTCAAGTCGTTATTAATGTCAAACGTTATGGGTCCTCATTCAATATATGCCAACTGTGAGGATGACACTGGAGACACGGTAGTCGATTTTGTAAAACTGATGTGCTCATCAAATGTTGATGAGAGTTCCTCATCAACATTTGATGAGGATAAAGAAAACTCTATGATATGTAGACCCATAACTGTGACGCAAAACATCAGCAATAATAGCAACCAATCGCTAAATCCAGCAAATGAAAGATTGCGTGTGCACTCTTCTGCATATACAGCTGGGTATTTGTGCAGAAgagtgacaaaaaaatttaagtGTAGAGAATGCTCTGAGACCTATACCCAGACAAAAATAGATGTTTTTCATAAATGGATCGAACAACGGGAATATAACCTTTTAAAACATCGCAATTTAGCCTATCCATCAaagaaatttttaattttatatagaGACATCTCCGGCCTTATCCATGATAATTTGAACAAATATGCTCacaaaaaatgtgtaaaaaaacatttaaaattagatATATTAAAGAAATTTAATGTAAATTGGTTGGGGTGTACACAACATAACACAGAAGTACAGGAATGGTTTCTCAATTTAATCATACGCATGCATGTGCATGTGCACAATTGGTGcaacatattaaataaaattttaaaaggtgGTATACAAGAAAAACTTGTAAAGAGGATGTGTGCACCCCAACTAATAGCCTTTGAAAAATATAAAGCCCTTAGGTTAagaggaaaaaaataa
- the LOC135072922 gene encoding cytoplasmic dynein 2 light intermediate chain 1, whose amino-acid sequence MLSIPEIAASLVEESLTNISDDNSCSICLVGSSSAGKSTLLNTFLDRNDTPRETLVMEYSFGRKTNQKQGIEKTICHVWEYGGKLETFKNILPSIPVMGKFFYCIMIDLAKIKSLWYTLETCIEAMLTSYAEQKSAIELLIIGGKYDIFKNYDAEIKKLICTTLRSVALLFKGHIVFYSSKEPNLVRRAKDILHGIGFGNGVPNKDKIFSFTKPLMIPKGTDSWDNVGVTASTLEQVKAQLLSRISFDTELPPLSEGTVGIQQAHLESSLDAKVAMKFEELRNLDTLDISLGDYLLNNFH is encoded by the exons ATGTTGTCTATCCCAGAAATTGCTGCAAGTTTGGTAGAGGAATCACTTACAAATATTAGTGATGATAACTCCTGTTCTATTTGCCTAGTAGGAAGTTCTTCGGCG GGTAAATCCACGTTACTCAATACTTTCTTGGACAGAAATGATACTCCTCGGGAAACTTTAGTGATGGAATATTCCTTCGGAAGAAAGACAAATCAGAAACAAGGAATAGAAAAGACGATATGCCATGTATGGGAATATGGAGGAAAATTAGAAACGTTTAAAAATATCTTGCCATCAATACCAGTTATGGGAAAATTTTTCTATTGTATCATGATCGATTtagctaaaataaaaagtttatggTATACTTTAGAAACTTGCATTGAAGCAATGTTAACGTCTTATGCTGAACAAAAGTCTGCTATAGAACTCCTTATAATTGGTGGTAAATACgacatatttaaaaattatg ATGCCGAAATCAAaaaacttatatgcacaacaTTAAGATCAGTCGCATTACTGTTTAAAGGACACATTGTGTTTTATTCATCAAAAGAGCCTAATCTAGTCAGAAGGGCAAAAGACATACTCCATGGCATAGGGTTTGGAAATGGAGTACCAAACAAGgacaaaatatttagttttacaAAACCGCTGATGATACCGAAAGGTACCGATTCCTGGGATAATGTTGGTGTGACAGCGTCGACTCTGGAACAA GTGAAAGCCCAGCTCCTATCAAGAATCTCTTTCGATACTGAACTGCCACCATTAAGCGAAGGCACAGTGGGAATACAGCAGGCTCACTTAGAGTCATCACTGGATGCTAAAGTTGCGATGAAATTCGAGGAGTTACGAAATCTTGATACCTTGGACATCTCCCTTGGAGATTACTTacttaataattttcattaa
- the LOC135072921 gene encoding tetratricopeptide repeat protein 8 yields MDIEYKVLNLFRTKQYDECIKLCYVTLQNRSDQMIEFIQMRAMTIQTKIAGNGYEEVDYYPQQDDDYFTTAVARTPRVGTAFLRESKTAQQFNKTASATATSRTRGYTKTGRARSARSALHTASRASRAATALAGGTSFTSGTPLSLRLISKEDKLFSPASKTLFEYVYYCEGDVRKAMDIAFQAQKQNDSTDWWWNFSLARCYYVLGMFRNTEDCLRNALKQNKHISIYLRLIAMYVSLNQPLTALEVCKQGLSVFPEYTPLTLEQARIHDQMGNTTLALKEYRSVALEDPSNTEAIANIAMYNFYNDQPEIALRYYRRLLATNIPGSEIYNNLGLCCLYCNQWDLILPCFRQALYFSTNPENKSDIWFNLAHVALSTGDMALARRCLQVSMAINSEHSASRQALHTLDARISRIRKT; encoded by the exons ATGGATATTGAATATAAAGTATTAAACTTATTCAGAACTAAACAATACGACGAATGCATAAAATTATGTTACGTTACACTTCAAAATAGAAGTGATCAAATGATAGAGTTTATTCAAATGCGTGCTATGACCATCCAAACAAAAATTGCTGGTAATGGTTACGAAGAAGTCGATTATTACCCGCAACAAGATGATGATTACTTTACCACCGCAGTTGCTAGAACTCCAAGGGTGGGTACAGCGTTTTTAAGGGAATCTAAGACTGCGCAACAATTTAAC AAAACTGCTAGTGCAACAGCAACTTCTAGGACTCGTGGTTACACAAAAACTGGGCGAGCCCGAAGTGCTCGAAGCGCCCTGCACACTGCATCGAGGGCATCAAGGGCGGCCACCGCACTAGCAGGCGGGACTTCTTTTACCTCTGGAACTCCACTCTCTCTTAGATTAATATCAAAAGAAGACAAATTGTTTTCTCCTGCATCAAAAACTCTTTTCGAGTATGTTTATTATTGTGAAGGCGATGTTCGAAAG GCTATGGATATTGCATTTCAAGCGCAGAAACAGAATGACTCCACTGATTGGTGGTGGAATTTTTCATTAGCTCGGTGCTATTACGTGCTAGGAATGTTTCGAAACACGGAGGATTGCCTTCGCAATGCACTTAAGCAAAATAAACACATTTCAATTTATCTACGTCTGATAGCAATGTATGTGAGCTTAAATCAACCTTTAACAGCTCTGGAAGTATGTAAACAAGGCCTGTCTGTATTTCCTGAGTATACGCCACTGACGCTGGAGCAAGCCAGAATTCACGACCAAATGGGGAACACGACATTAGCTTTAAAAGAATATCGAAGTGTGGCTTTGGAGGATCCCTCTAATACCGAAGCTATTGCGAACATTGCTATGTACAATTTTTATAATGACCAACCCGAAATAGCTCTGCGTTATTACAG aCGCTTGCTGGCTACGAACATACCAGGGTCAGAAATATACAATAATCTTGGACTTTGTTGCCTTTACTGCAACCAATGGGATCTCATACTGCCCTGCTTTCGACAAGCTCTCTACTTTTCCACAAATCCTGAAAATAAGTCTGATATTTGGTTTAACTTGGCACATGTTGCTTTG TCTACTGGTGATATGGCTCTCGCTCGTCGTTGCTTGCAGGTGAGTATGGCTATTAATTCCGAGCATAGCGCTTCAAGACAAGCACTACATACGTTAGACGCAAGGATTTCGAGAATCCGGAAGACGTAA